The stretch of DNA ACGAACCGGTGAAATGCCATCATTTTATTACGGAATCCACGTTTGGTTTACCCATTTATCAATTCGAATCCCCTTTAAAAGTATTCAAAGAAATTGAAGAATGGTGGAAAGAAAATCAAGCCAAAGACCTTAATACTATTGTCATGTGTTATTCCTTAGGAAAAGCACAATCGATCTTAAATTCCATTGATAAAGAAATTGGACCAATCTATGTTCATCCTGCGGTATATAATATAAACCAAGCGTTTGAAAAAGTAGGTTTTCATTTTGAGGCATTACCTATTTTTCAAGAAACCGATAAAAATCAAATCAAAAATAGTTTAATCATATGTCCACCTGCAACCGATGGTTCAGCTTGGCAAAAGAAGTTGGGTCCAGCACGCAAATCATTTTGCAGCGGTTGGATGCAAGTACGTGGCGCTCGCCGTCGTCGTGGCGTAGATAAGGGATTTGTTTTTTCCGATCATTGCGATTTTAAAAGTTTGAATGAAGCCATCAAAAATTGTGAAGCTGAAAATATTTATGTCACCCACGGTTACGAATTACAGTTTACCAAATGGGTGAATGAAGAATTAGGCCTATATGGTCAAGTGTTGCATACGTTGTTTAATGAAAATGAAGAAGAATGAGAAAATTTGCCGAATTATTTGATGCATTAGACAGCACAACTAAAACCAATCAAAAAGTTGAGGCATTG from Faecalibacter sp. LW9 encodes:
- a CDS encoding ligase-associated DNA damage response exonuclease — translated: MPLISTNENGIYCAQGDFYIDPWRPVNKALITHAHADHARWGNKKYLCHRYTEPVMRHRLGADIVVETVDYNQEIIINGVKISFHPAGHVIGSSQIRLEYKGEIWVITGDYKLYDDGMSTPYEPVKCHHFITESTFGLPIYQFESPLKVFKEIEEWWKENQAKDLNTIVMCYSLGKAQSILNSIDKEIGPIYVHPAVYNINQAFEKVGFHFEALPIFQETDKNQIKNSLIICPPATDGSAWQKKLGPARKSFCSGWMQVRGARRRRGVDKGFVFSDHCDFKSLNEAIKNCEAENIYVTHGYELQFTKWVNEELGLYGQVLHTLFNENEEE